In Polaromonas sp. JS666, one genomic interval encodes:
- a CDS encoding ABC transporter permease → MKKIFARWLDSDVGHSFRTSPVAITATVVAFICIFCSVFAGWVAPHNPFDLSTLELSDARLPPAWSAQGSSKFLLGTDDQGRDILSALIYGARISLVVGVASVILSMIVGVALGLLAGFRGGWIDTVLMRLCDVMLSFPAILVALLIAGVGRALFPNAHDSVAFGVLILSITLTGWVQYARTVRGSTMVERSKEYVQAARVTGVAPLRIMRRHVLPNVLGPVLVLATIQVATAIITEATLSFLGVGAPPTSPSLGTLIRVGNDYLFSGEWWITVFPGLMLVLIALSVNLLGDWLRDALNPRLR, encoded by the coding sequence ATGAAAAAAATCTTTGCCCGCTGGCTCGACAGCGATGTTGGTCACAGCTTTCGCACTTCGCCCGTAGCGATCACTGCCACTGTGGTCGCCTTCATCTGTATTTTTTGCTCGGTATTTGCCGGCTGGGTGGCGCCCCACAACCCGTTTGACTTGAGCACGCTGGAGTTGAGCGACGCCCGTTTGCCGCCGGCCTGGAGTGCGCAAGGTAGCTCAAAATTCCTGCTCGGCACCGATGACCAGGGGCGCGACATTTTGTCTGCTCTGATCTACGGCGCGCGCATCTCGCTGGTGGTTGGCGTGGCCTCGGTCATCCTGTCCATGATCGTCGGCGTGGCGCTGGGCCTGCTCGCGGGCTTTCGCGGCGGCTGGATTGACACCGTGCTGATGCGTCTGTGCGATGTGATGCTCAGCTTTCCCGCCATCCTGGTGGCGCTGCTGATCGCTGGCGTCGGGCGCGCGCTCTTTCCCAATGCCCACGACTCCGTGGCTTTCGGCGTGTTGATTCTCTCGATCACTCTGACTGGCTGGGTGCAATACGCACGCACCGTGCGCGGCTCCACGATGGTGGAACGCAGCAAGGAATACGTGCAGGCGGCCCGCGTCACCGGTGTGGCGCCGCTGCGTATCATGCGCCGCCATGTGCTGCCCAATGTGCTGGGCCCGGTGCTGGTGCTGGCGACCATTCAGGTGGCCACCGCCATCATCACCGAAGCCACGCTGTCGTTTTTGGGCGTCGGCGCACCGCCCACCTCGCCCTCGCTGGGCACCCTGATTCGCGTGGGCAACGACTACCTGTTCTCGGGCGAGTGGTGGATCACGGTGTTTCCGGGCTTGATGCTGGTGCTGATTGCACTGAGCGTCAATCTGCTGGGTGACTGGCTGCGCGATGCTTTGAATCCGCGGTTGAGATGA
- a CDS encoding MerR family transcriptional regulator, with product MEKTLPPIPAKRYFTIGEVSDLCGVKPHVLRYWEQEFTQLRPMKRRGNRRYYQHHEVLMIRRIRDLLYDQGFTISGARNKLQEIVQAERDKRRNGEVMLEGLEVLEVSDSVLEDFGDSIDFQDSEAENTDLSTASAALQRLQLVRRELFEIRDLLSSTS from the coding sequence TTGGAGAAAACCCTTCCCCCCATCCCCGCAAAACGCTACTTCACCATTGGTGAGGTCAGTGATTTGTGCGGCGTCAAGCCTCATGTTCTCCGTTACTGGGAGCAGGAGTTCACGCAACTGCGTCCGATGAAAAGACGCGGTAACCGCCGCTATTACCAGCACCATGAAGTGCTGATGATCCGCAGAATTCGCGATCTGCTGTATGACCAGGGTTTCACCATCAGCGGTGCCCGCAACAAGCTGCAGGAAATTGTTCAGGCTGAACGAGACAAACGACGCAACGGCGAAGTCATGCTGGAGGGCCTGGAAGTTCTCGAAGTGAGCGACTCCGTACTGGAGGATTTTGGCGACTCTATTGACTTTCAGGACAGCGAAGCCGAGAACACTGACCTGTCCACCGCCAGCGCTGCGCTGCAAAGACTTCAACTGGTGCGACGCGAACTCTTCGAAATACGCGATCTACTTAGCTCGACCAGCTAG
- a CDS encoding ABC transporter ATP-binding protein — protein sequence MSLLQVKNLVVEFPNRRGTLRALDDISFDIAPGEILGVVGESGAGKSLTGAAIIGLLEPPGRVASGQILLEGQRIDNLGYEQMRHIRGRKIGAIFQDPLTSLNPLYTIGRQLIETIQTHLPVNAGEARKRAIGLLEDTGIPAAAQRIDHYPHQFSGGMRQRVVIALALAAEPKLIVADEPTTALDVSIQAQIITLLKNICKDRGAAVMLITHDMGVIAETCDRVAVMYAGRIAEIGPVHQVINQPAHPYTDGLMAAIPDMSIDRERLNQIDGAMPRLNAIPTGCAYNPRCPRAFDRCKVARPELLEAGATRAACWLHDAAGGAA from the coding sequence ATGAGTCTTTTGCAAGTCAAAAATCTGGTCGTTGAATTCCCTAACCGGCGTGGCACGCTGCGTGCGCTGGACGATATTTCGTTTGACATCGCGCCCGGCGAAATTCTCGGCGTGGTTGGCGAATCGGGCGCGGGCAAGTCGCTCACAGGCGCTGCCATCATCGGCCTGCTGGAGCCGCCGGGGCGCGTGGCCAGCGGGCAAATCCTGCTGGAAGGCCAGCGTATCGACAATCTGGGCTATGAGCAGATGCGCCATATTCGCGGCCGCAAGATCGGCGCCATCTTCCAGGACCCGTTGACCTCGCTGAATCCGCTGTACACCATTGGCCGCCAGCTCATCGAAACCATCCAGACCCATCTGCCGGTGAATGCCGGGGAGGCCCGCAAGCGCGCCATCGGCCTGCTGGAGGACACCGGCATCCCGGCGGCGGCCCAGCGCATCGACCATTACCCGCACCAGTTCTCGGGCGGCATGCGCCAGCGCGTGGTGATTGCCCTGGCCCTGGCGGCAGAGCCCAAGCTGATCGTCGCCGACGAGCCGACCACCGCGCTCGACGTGTCGATTCAGGCGCAGATCATCACGCTGCTCAAAAACATCTGCAAGGACCGCGGCGCCGCCGTGATGCTGATCACCCACGACATGGGCGTGATTGCCGAAACCTGCGACCGCGTGGCCGTGATGTATGCCGGGCGCATTGCCGAAATCGGCCCGGTGCACCAGGTGATCAACCAGCCGGCCCATCCCTACACCGACGGCCTGATGGCTGCGATTCCCGACATGTCAATTGACCGCGAACGCCTGAACCAGATTGACGGTGCCATGCCGCGCCTGAATGCCATACCGACCGGCTGCGCCTACAACCCGCGCTGCCCCAGGGCCTTTGACCGCTGCAAGGTCGCGCGCCCCGAGCTGCTGGAGGCAGGCGCCACGCGCGCGGCCTGCTGGCTGCATGATGCGGCAGGAGGTGCAGCATGA
- the pheT gene encoding phenylalanine--tRNA ligase subunit beta produces MQFPESWLREFCNPPLNTQQLAETLTMAGLEVEELKPVAPPFTKIVVGEIREAAQHPNADRLRICQVDVGQGSLLTIVCGAPNARVGIKVPCALVGAELPPGEDGKPFLIKVGTLRGVESQGMLCSARELKLSEDHGGLLELAADAPLGQDIREHLQLDDTLFTLKLTPNLAHCLSVYGVAREVAALTGAPLKAPAFPAVPVADATQLPVKISAPDLCGRFSGRVVRNVNTQAATPSWMVDRLARCGQRSVTALVDISNYVMFELGRPSHIFDLDKIHGGLDVRWGKAGETLKLLNGNTVTVDEKVGVIADDVQVESLAGIMGGDATAVSDDTKHVYVEAAFWWPKAIAGRSRRYNFSTDAGHRFERGVDPGCTVEHIERISQLIIDICGTPETVCGPMNDAQVNLPQPTPVTMRVARAAKVIGMPLTQAQCLDVLQRLGLPVAQGEGTLTVTPPSYRFDLQIEEDLIEEVVRMVGYNELPETPPLAPITARIRPEAERSPFAVRRALASLGYQETINFSFVEERWEHELAGNPNPIKLLNPIASQMSVMRSSLLGSLLQVLKFNLDRKAPRVNVFELGRVFLRDAQSLNTDTTVAGFHQPMRVAGLAYGPRAALHWGQPDKAADFFDVKGDVEALLAPLQAVFVPATHPAMHPGRCASVSVAGRHIGFVGELHPQWRQGYEVAQAPLLFELELDTVLLRQVPSFTPVSKLQPVERDIAVIVQESVTHAALMAAVHGADTRGLLKGATLFDVYRPQQASAGMLLGEKSLAVRLVLSSDAATLTDDDIEAAVQAVLANLQQQLQARLRA; encoded by the coding sequence ATGCAATTCCCAGAATCCTGGTTGCGCGAATTCTGCAATCCGCCGCTCAATACCCAGCAGCTCGCTGAAACCCTGACCATGGCCGGTCTTGAAGTTGAAGAGCTCAAGCCGGTGGCGCCGCCTTTCACCAAAATCGTCGTGGGTGAAATCAGGGAAGCCGCCCAGCATCCCAACGCGGACCGCCTTCGCATCTGCCAGGTGGATGTGGGCCAGGGCAGCCTGCTCACTATCGTCTGCGGTGCGCCCAATGCCCGTGTGGGCATCAAGGTGCCATGCGCGCTGGTCGGTGCTGAATTGCCGCCCGGCGAAGACGGCAAGCCTTTCCTGATCAAAGTCGGCACACTGCGTGGCGTGGAAAGCCAGGGCATGCTGTGCTCGGCGCGCGAACTCAAGCTTTCGGAAGACCATGGCGGTTTGCTCGAGCTGGCCGCAGATGCGCCCCTGGGTCAGGACATCCGCGAGCACCTGCAACTCGATGACACGTTGTTCACCCTCAAGCTCACGCCCAATCTGGCACATTGCCTGAGCGTCTACGGCGTCGCGCGTGAAGTCGCTGCCTTGACGGGTGCGCCCCTCAAGGCGCCGGCTTTTCCCGCTGTGCCGGTAGCCGATGCGACCCAATTACCCGTCAAAATCAGTGCGCCGGATTTGTGTGGCCGCTTCTCGGGCCGCGTGGTGCGTAACGTCAATACCCAGGCTGCCACTCCGTCATGGATGGTGGACCGCCTGGCGCGTTGCGGCCAGCGCAGCGTGACGGCATTGGTGGATATTTCCAACTATGTGATGTTCGAGCTGGGCCGTCCCTCGCATATTTTTGACCTCGACAAGATCCATGGCGGGCTTGACGTCCGCTGGGGCAAAGCCGGCGAGACGCTGAAGCTGCTCAATGGCAACACGGTGACGGTGGACGAGAAGGTCGGCGTGATTGCCGATGACGTACAGGTCGAATCCCTGGCCGGCATCATGGGCGGCGATGCGACCGCCGTGTCGGACGACACGAAGCATGTGTATGTCGAGGCCGCCTTCTGGTGGCCCAAGGCCATCGCCGGCCGTTCACGCCGCTACAACTTTTCCACCGATGCCGGCCACCGCTTTGAACGCGGTGTGGACCCGGGCTGCACCGTGGAGCACATCGAACGCATCAGCCAGCTGATCATCGACATTTGCGGCACGCCCGAGACGGTGTGCGGCCCCATGAACGATGCGCAGGTCAACCTGCCCCAGCCCACGCCCGTGACCATGCGCGTGGCGCGCGCGGCCAAGGTGATTGGTATGCCGCTCACGCAGGCGCAATGCCTGGATGTGCTTCAACGCCTGGGCCTGCCGGTGGCGCAAGGCGAGGGTACGCTGACGGTGACACCGCCCAGCTATCGCTTCGATCTGCAGATCGAGGAAGACCTCATTGAAGAGGTGGTGCGCATGGTGGGCTACAACGAGTTGCCCGAGACGCCGCCGCTGGCGCCCATCACGGCCCGGATCCGGCCGGAAGCCGAACGCAGCCCGTTTGCCGTGCGCCGCGCGCTGGCTTCGCTGGGCTATCAGGAGACGATCAATTTCAGCTTTGTGGAAGAGCGCTGGGAGCATGAGCTGGCCGGCAACCCCAACCCCATCAAGCTGCTCAATCCCATTGCCAGCCAGATGAGCGTGATGCGCTCCTCGCTGCTGGGCTCCCTGCTGCAGGTCCTCAAGTTCAACCTGGACCGCAAGGCTCCCCGGGTGAATGTTTTTGAGCTGGGTCGGGTGTTTCTGCGCGATGCGCAAAGCCTGAACACCGACACGACGGTGGCCGGCTTCCACCAGCCCATGCGTGTGGCAGGCCTGGCTTATGGCCCGCGCGCCGCGCTGCATTGGGGCCAGCCGGACAAGGCGGCGGACTTCTTCGACGTCAAGGGTGATGTCGAGGCCTTGCTGGCGCCATTGCAGGCTGTTTTTGTACCCGCAACCCACCCCGCCATGCACCCTGGCCGTTGTGCCAGCGTGTCGGTGGCGGGCCGGCATATCGGCTTCGTCGGAGAACTTCATCCGCAGTGGCGGCAAGGTTATGAAGTGGCCCAGGCGCCCCTGTTGTTTGAGCTGGAGCTCGACACCGTACTGCTGCGCCAGGTGCCTTCGTTCACACCGGTCAGCAAGCTGCAGCCCGTCGAGCGCGACATCGCCGTGATCGTTCAGGAAAGCGTCACGCATGCGGCGCTCATGGCGGCCGTTCATGGTGCCGACACGCGAGGCTTGCTCAAGGGTGCTACGCTGTTTGATGTCTATCGGCCGCAGCAGGCCAGTGCCGGCATGCTGCTGGGCGAGAAGAGCCTTGCTGTGCGCTTGGTGCTTTCCAGCGATGCCGCTACACTGACCGATGACGATATTGAAGCAGCCGTCCAGGCAGTGCTTGCCAATCTGCAGCAACAACTGCAGGCCCGTCTTCGTGCTTGA
- a CDS encoding ABC transporter permease — protein sequence MLAFILRRLIQAVIVMIVVAFIAFMLFQYVGDPVVFLLGQDATPAQIKQLRTDLGLDQSFFVQFWHFLLNAARGEFGLSLRQGAKVSRLISERFPATLELALVAALMALLIGIPMGVYSALRRGSFLSQMFMTISLLGVSLPTFLIGILLILVFSVGLGWFPSFGRGETVQLGWWSTGLAKADGWHHVVLPAVTLAIFQLTLIMRLVRAEMLEVLRTDYIKFARARGLSNRAIHFGHALKNTLVPVMTITGLQLGGLIAFAIITETVFQWPGMGLLFIQAVTFADIPVMAAYLCLIALIFVLINLVVDLLYFVVDPRLRVGHAGGH from the coding sequence ATGCTTGCTTTTATTTTGCGCCGCCTGATTCAGGCCGTGATCGTGATGATCGTGGTTGCCTTTATTGCCTTCATGCTGTTTCAGTATGTGGGCGATCCCGTGGTGTTCCTGCTGGGGCAGGATGCAACGCCCGCGCAAATCAAGCAGCTGCGCACCGATCTGGGACTCGACCAGTCGTTCTTCGTGCAGTTCTGGCATTTCCTGCTCAATGCCGCACGAGGCGAATTTGGCCTGAGCCTGCGCCAGGGTGCGAAGGTGTCGCGACTGATTTCCGAACGCTTTCCCGCCACGCTGGAACTTGCGCTGGTCGCAGCCCTCATGGCGCTGCTGATCGGCATCCCCATGGGTGTTTATTCGGCGCTGCGCCGCGGCTCGTTCCTGAGCCAGATGTTCATGACGATCTCGCTGCTCGGCGTCTCGCTGCCGACCTTCCTGATCGGCATCCTGCTGATCCTGGTGTTTTCCGTGGGCCTGGGCTGGTTCCCGAGCTTCGGCCGCGGCGAGACGGTGCAACTCGGCTGGTGGAGCACCGGCCTGGCCAAGGCCGATGGCTGGCATCACGTCGTGTTGCCGGCCGTGACGCTGGCGATCTTCCAGCTCACGCTGATCATGCGGCTGGTGCGCGCCGAGATGCTCGAAGTGCTGCGCACCGATTACATCAAGTTTGCCCGCGCTCGGGGTCTTTCCAATCGGGCCATTCACTTTGGCCATGCACTCAAAAACACGCTGGTGCCGGTGATGACCATTACCGGCTTGCAACTGGGCGGCCTGATCGCTTTCGCCATCATCACCGAGACCGTGTTCCAGTGGCCCGGCATGGGCCTGCTGTTCATCCAGGCCGTGACCTTTGCCGACATTCCGGTGATGGCGGCCTATCTGTGTCTGATTGCGCTGATTTTTGTGCTCATCAACCTGGTCGTTGATCTCTTGTATTTTGTGGTGGACCCCAGGCTGCGCGTTGGCCATGCTGGGGGCCACTGA
- a CDS encoding ABC transporter substrate-binding protein has translation MKFKPNLLSVAVFCAVAATSFAASAQTLRVANQGDALSMDPHSLNESMQLSVTGNVYEGLVIRNKDLSLAPGLATAWKQTSPTVWRFELRKGVQFHDGTPFTADDVVFSFQRTQVEGSDMKSYTNDFKEVRKVNDHVVEIETKTPFPILPDVISLVYMMSKKWCETNQAAKPVDRRKGVENAASFRANGTGPFRVRERQPNVRTTFVRNGNYWGKIEGNVQEVVFTPIGNDATRVAALLSGEIDVMEPVPVQDIDRVNSAPATRVLAGPELRTIFLGMDQKRDELLYSSVKGKNPFKDKRVRQAFYQAIDIEGIKKTVMRGGSNTTALLVGPGINGFQADQNKRLPYDPEAAKKLMAEAGYPNGFEVSMNCPNDRYVNDSRICQTVAANLSRINVKINLQAETKGSYFPKVLRRDTSFYMLGWTPSTYDAHNALNALLACVDDKGAGQFNLGAYCNPKVDELTKKVQAETDKAKRNAMIKEAFEIHSADIGHLPLHQQALAWGMSKKVELVQLADNFMFYKWVSVKK, from the coding sequence ATGAAATTCAAGCCAAACCTGCTCTCGGTCGCCGTGTTTTGTGCGGTAGCTGCTACAAGTTTTGCAGCGTCAGCGCAGACCCTGCGCGTCGCCAACCAGGGTGACGCGCTGTCCATGGACCCGCATTCGCTCAACGAATCGATGCAGCTCAGTGTGACGGGCAATGTTTACGAAGGCCTGGTGATTCGCAACAAGGACCTGAGCCTGGCCCCGGGCCTGGCGACCGCCTGGAAGCAGACCTCGCCGACCGTGTGGCGTTTTGAGCTGCGCAAGGGCGTGCAGTTTCATGACGGCACGCCTTTCACGGCCGATGACGTGGTGTTCAGCTTCCAGCGCACGCAGGTCGAAGGCTCCGACATGAAGAGCTACACCAACGACTTCAAGGAAGTGCGTAAGGTCAACGACCACGTGGTCGAAATCGAAACCAAGACGCCTTTTCCCATCCTTCCTGATGTGATCTCGCTGGTCTACATGATGAGCAAGAAGTGGTGCGAGACCAATCAGGCAGCCAAGCCGGTGGACCGTCGCAAGGGTGTCGAGAACGCCGCCTCGTTCCGCGCCAACGGCACGGGCCCGTTCCGTGTGCGCGAGCGCCAGCCCAATGTGCGAACCACCTTTGTCCGCAACGGCAACTACTGGGGCAAGATCGAGGGCAACGTTCAGGAGGTGGTCTTCACCCCGATCGGCAATGACGCGACCCGCGTGGCTGCCCTGCTGTCGGGCGAGATCGACGTCATGGAGCCGGTGCCGGTTCAGGATATCGACCGCGTCAACAGTGCCCCTGCCACCCGCGTGCTGGCCGGCCCCGAGTTGCGCACCATCTTTTTGGGCATGGACCAGAAGCGCGACGAGCTGCTGTATTCCAGCGTCAAGGGCAAGAATCCGTTCAAGGACAAGCGCGTGCGCCAGGCCTTCTACCAGGCCATCGATATCGAGGGCATCAAGAAGACTGTGATGCGTGGCGGCTCGAACACGACCGCGCTGCTGGTGGGCCCCGGCATCAATGGCTTCCAGGCCGATCAGAACAAGCGACTGCCGTATGACCCGGAAGCAGCCAAGAAGCTGATGGCGGAGGCCGGTTACCCGAACGGCTTCGAGGTCTCCATGAACTGCCCGAACGACCGCTATGTGAATGACAGCCGGATTTGCCAGACCGTGGCCGCCAACCTGTCGCGCATCAACGTTAAGATCAACCTGCAGGCTGAGACCAAGGGCAGCTACTTCCCTAAGGTGCTGCGCCGCGACACCAGCTTCTACATGCTGGGCTGGACGCCCAGCACCTACGACGCGCACAACGCGCTCAACGCGCTGCTCGCCTGCGTCGACGACAAAGGTGCCGGCCAATTCAACCTGGGGGCTTATTGCAATCCCAAGGTCGACGAGCTCACCAAGAAGGTGCAGGCCGAGACCGACAAGGCCAAGCGCAACGCCATGATCAAGGAAGCGTTCGAGATCCATTCGGCCGACATCGGCCACCTGCCGCTGCACCAGCAGGCGCTGGCCTGGGGCATGAGCAAGAAGGTCGAGTTGGTCCAGCTGGCCGACAACTTCATGTTCTACAAGTGGGTGAGCGTCAAAAAATAA
- a CDS encoding integration host factor subunit alpha: MEFSVESLETPALTKAHLAELLFEQIGLNKRESKDMIDAFFDLISDSLVDGNDVKISGFGNFQIRTKAPRPGRNPRTGEAIPIQARRVVTFHASHKLKDQIQGDSAADIAE, encoded by the coding sequence ATGGAATTTTCTGTTGAAAGTCTGGAAACCCCAGCGCTGACCAAAGCGCATCTGGCTGAGTTGCTGTTTGAGCAGATAGGGCTTAACAAGCGTGAATCGAAAGACATGATTGACGCGTTTTTTGACCTGATTTCCGACAGCCTGGTCGACGGCAATGACGTGAAGATTTCCGGGTTCGGCAATTTCCAGATCCGTACCAAGGCGCCGCGTCCCGGCCGCAACCCGCGAACGGGTGAGGCCATTCCCATCCAGGCCCGCCGGGTGGTGACTTTTCACGCCAGCCACAAGCTTAAAGACCAAATCCAGGGCGACAGCGCTGCTGATATTGCAGAATAA
- a CDS encoding M20 aminoacylase family protein, producing the protein MKVIDSIVTQAAGIAAVRRDIHAHPELCFEEVRTADVVAQKLTEWGIPMHRGMGTTGVVGIIKNGSSNRAIGLRADMDALPMQEFNTFEHASQHPGKMHACGHDGHTAMLLAAAQHFAKNRNFDGTVYLIFQPAEEGGGGAREMIKDGLFDKFPMDAVFGMHNWPGTQVGKFAASTGPVMASSNEFKITVRGKGGHAALPHNGIDPVPIACQMVQAFQTIISRNKKPVDAGVISVTMIHAGEATNVIPDSCELQGTVRTFTIEVLDMIEKRMKQIAEHICAAHDAECEFRFVRNYPPTINHAKETEFARKVMAEIVGADNVIEQEPTMGAEDFSYMLQAKPGCYAFIANGDGTHREMGHGGGPCMLHNPSYDFNDDLIPLGATFWVRLAESWLAKDAA; encoded by the coding sequence ATGAAAGTCATTGACTCCATCGTCACGCAGGCCGCCGGCATTGCCGCTGTGCGCCGCGATATTCACGCCCACCCGGAACTGTGCTTTGAAGAAGTGCGCACGGCCGATGTGGTGGCGCAAAAACTCACCGAATGGGGCATTCCCATGCATCGCGGCATGGGCACCACCGGCGTGGTGGGCATCATCAAAAACGGCAGCTCGAATCGCGCCATCGGCCTGCGCGCCGACATGGACGCCTTGCCGATGCAGGAGTTCAACACCTTCGAGCATGCCAGCCAGCACCCGGGCAAGATGCACGCCTGCGGCCACGATGGCCACACGGCCATGCTGCTGGCAGCCGCGCAGCACTTTGCCAAAAACCGCAATTTTGACGGCACCGTTTACCTGATTTTCCAGCCGGCAGAAGAAGGCGGCGGCGGTGCGCGCGAGATGATCAAGGACGGCCTGTTTGACAAGTTCCCCATGGACGCCGTGTTCGGCATGCACAACTGGCCGGGCACGCAGGTCGGCAAGTTTGCCGCCAGCACCGGCCCGGTGATGGCGTCGAGCAATGAGTTCAAGATCACGGTTCGCGGCAAGGGTGGCCATGCCGCCTTGCCGCACAACGGCATTGACCCGGTGCCCATCGCCTGCCAGATGGTGCAGGCCTTCCAGACCATCATCAGCCGCAACAAGAAGCCGGTGGATGCCGGCGTGATCTCGGTCACCATGATCCATGCCGGTGAGGCCACCAACGTGATTCCCGACAGCTGCGAGCTGCAGGGCACAGTGCGCACCTTCACGATCGAAGTGCTCGACATGATCGAAAAACGCATGAAACAGATCGCCGAGCATATTTGCGCCGCGCATGACGCCGAGTGCGAGTTCAGGTTTGTGCGCAACTACCCGCCCACCATCAACCACGCCAAAGAAACCGAGTTTGCGCGCAAGGTCATGGCCGAGATCGTTGGTGCGGACAACGTGATTGAGCAGGAGCCGACCATGGGAGCGGAAGACTTCTCCTACATGCTGCAGGCCAAACCAGGCTGCTATGCCTTTATTGCCAACGGCGACGGCACCCACCGCGAGATGGGTCACGGCGGGGGGCCATGCATGCTGCACAACCCGAGTTACGACTTCAATGACGACCTGATCCCGCTGGGCGCCACCTTCTGGGTGCGGCTGGCTGAAAGCTGGCTGGCCAAGGACGCTGCATGA
- a CDS encoding M14 family metallopeptidase: MMGVTEAFSSSYAQARVKFLEAAAAAGLKVDSHLHPEPGRDGEVLAMDVVLDGSLDAKSLLIVTSACHGVEGYCGSGVQVFALHDDEWRAKAKAQGVAVLYVHALNPYGFSHIRRTTHENVDLNRNFQDFSQALPVNEAYRELQPLLLPDEWPPTEANAAATGQYIGDKGMDAYQTAITRGQHEFAEGLFYGGTAPTWSNQTLRKVLRTYAGRTQRVAWIDIHTGLGPSGVGERICACRDDQATLARARAWWDGGGATPVTSIYDGSSSSAFLTGLMWTSIYEECPDAEYTGIAMEYGTLPPFEIMQALRAEHWLNLHRDAPPALAKQIKQQMLDAFYVDTDEWKGQIVSQARQSLFQAVDGLSS; this comes from the coding sequence ATGATGGGCGTTACAGAGGCTTTTTCAAGCAGTTACGCGCAAGCCCGTGTCAAGTTCCTGGAGGCCGCTGCTGCTGCCGGCCTGAAGGTGGACTCACACCTGCATCCCGAGCCGGGACGCGATGGCGAGGTTCTGGCGATGGATGTGGTGCTCGATGGCTCGCTAGATGCGAAGTCGCTGCTGATCGTGACCAGCGCCTGCCACGGCGTCGAGGGCTACTGCGGCTCCGGGGTGCAGGTGTTTGCATTGCATGATGACGAGTGGCGCGCCAAGGCCAAAGCGCAGGGCGTGGCGGTGCTCTACGTGCATGCGCTCAACCCCTACGGCTTTTCGCATATCCGGCGCACCACGCATGAAAACGTGGACCTGAACCGCAACTTCCAGGACTTCTCCCAGGCGCTGCCGGTCAACGAGGCCTACCGGGAATTGCAGCCCCTGCTGCTGCCCGATGAGTGGCCGCCCACCGAAGCCAACGCTGCGGCAACCGGCCAATACATCGGCGACAAAGGCATGGACGCTTACCAGACCGCGATCACGCGGGGCCAGCATGAATTTGCGGAGGGCCTGTTTTACGGCGGCACCGCGCCGACCTGGAGCAACCAGACCCTGCGCAAGGTGCTGCGGACCTACGCCGGCCGCACCCAACGCGTGGCCTGGATTGACATCCACACCGGCCTGGGGCCCAGCGGTGTCGGCGAACGCATTTGTGCCTGCCGGGACGACCAGGCGACATTGGCGCGGGCACGGGCCTGGTGGGACGGCGGCGGCGCGACACCCGTTACTTCCATTTACGACGGCTCGTCCAGCTCGGCGTTTCTGACCGGCCTGATGTGGACTTCGATCTACGAGGAATGCCCCGACGCCGAATACACCGGCATTGCGATGGAATACGGCACGCTGCCGCCGTTCGAGATAATGCAGGCGCTGCGCGCCGAGCATTGGCTCAACCTACACCGCGACGCGCCGCCGGCACTGGCCAAGCAGATCAAGCAGCAGATGCTGGATGCGTTTTACGTGGACACCGACGAGTGGAAGGGCCAGATCGTCAGCCAGGCACGCCAGTCGCTGTTCCAGGCGGTGGATGGCCTGAGTTCTTGA